One Microtus pennsylvanicus isolate mMicPen1 chromosome 10, mMicPen1.hap1, whole genome shotgun sequence genomic window, GCTAGTCCCCAAAGATACTTGAACCTCCACCCCAGTATCAGCCACATAGCATCTTAGCCTGAGTAAGGGAAAGTTGGATCGTGCCCCCTGCAAGGCGTGTCTGAGGATAGGTCAGGTGAGCCAGGGTGTTGGGGCTTCTCAAGGTCACTGGACTGAAATCACTCAGAGGTAGTGGTAGAGGGACAGGCATCAGAGGAAGACTAGGCACTACTGGTAGcttggtggtggctgtggtgaggTTTCTCCAAAGCCCACCTCTGTTATCTGCAGGAACCTCCCTGTGACTCTCCACCTTTGGCTGCAAGATGTAAATCACCAAGACTGGCCTCAGGTAGGACCTAGGTCACATCAATCCTGTTGGCCAGTGACACTCCAGGTAACTTCCCTCATGTgagtattatctatctatctatctatctatctatctatctatctatctatctatcatctatctagctaACATCTACTGACATATATggcaatatacatacatacatacatatttatcaGCGTTGATATGGTAGCAAagttctataatcccagcatccaggaggtggaggcaggagaatttcaagtttgaggcctttctgagctacacagtgagactttgtccaaaaagggaaagaaagccaggcagtggtgatggtgtgcacctttaatcccaacacttaggaggcagaggcagatggatctctgaacctaaggctagcctggtctacagagtgagtttcaagacagccaaagctacacacacaaacctgtaaatggagactgttttcatttcccagccctctagacctgaataatcacacagaaactatattaattaaacactgtttggccgatggctcaggtgtatttttagctaactcttaacatcttaaattaacccatttctattaatctgtgtattgtcacaaggctgtggcttactggtaaggttccagtgtctttctccttcagcagctacatggcatctgcctgactccaccttctttcctcctctatctctgcttagatttcctgccttgctatattttgccctgccataggccaaagcaacttctttattaatcaatagtaataaaatatattcatagcatacaaaggggaatcccacattagaaacctgtctcaaaaacaaacaaaaactaaataacaaaacaaaaagggaaatgagagaaagaatgaaaaacattGCAAAGAATCGTTCTTGATTTCTAATTATTACTGTTATTGCTATTGAGTGTCATGAACTTGATAGTGTGTGCAGAGTCTGGAGTCTGTGGTTTCCAGCATAGAATTCAGGTCACCAAACTTGTACAGCAAGAGCTtttactcattgagccatcttgctgtttCCTATGTGTGTCAGTGCCAGGACTCCTTAGGGGCTAGGTATGACTCACTGGCAGAGAGTGtgctcagtctccagcaccagAACAAAGCTGGGTGTGCTTTCCACACTCACGCTCTTACTACCTTACTCCCCACTCCCACTCTGTGAAGATGAAGTGTGTAGACGCGTTTACACACACCCTGCTGGGGGAGATCCAAGCATCCCAGGAATGTAAGGATTCTAAGAGGGACCAAAGCTTTTCCCCAAACTGGACGAAGTTACATTTGTcagagtaaaacaacaacaaaattctacCGGAATGGCTTGTTTGGGTAAAAAAGGAAGAATGTTTCCTAATGCCTTTTCCCCCTGCCTACTATTCCCTTGGGTTTCTCCAAAGTCATTCGTATTGGCCAGAGTGAAATGGCTTCAAGCTTTTAATCATTCATACTCTCCTATGCCATCAGCTCTGGTCAGCTGCTCCGTTTAAAGCATCACCCTCCCAGAGGTAGATATGCCTGATCATGAGACCACCGGCCTGATTGGCGTTTACCGTCAGCTTCACGCAGCTCACTTGGTACCCAGTGCTTTTCAGAATGATCTGATCCATCTGCCCTTGCACGAGACGGCCCAGCAGGGTAAAGTGGGTACAGTTGGGGGGCTCACCTTCAGGCTGGTAGCCTAGCTCTACCTGTCCTTTTTTGAGGATGTGCTTTCCGTCCATGATGGAGCCTGTTCTTATCTGCACTCTGTTCAGGTTCGCTGGATGGTTCAAAATCACTATCCAATAGTTCCCTGTAGTGACATTGTAGGTCCAAAAGAAGGACTCATCCAGAGCGTAGGCCTCCTGGGGGGAGTGAACACCAGAGTGCCTCATGTCTGTGAATACAGCTCCGGGGAGGACGTCAGGACTGTGGGGACTTTTCTCCTGGGCTGTAAAGGTCTTGTTCTCCAAAGTGAAGCGAGCTAACCTGTGGTAGAAGAGGAAAGGTCTGCAGAGGATTGTGTTTGGCTGATCCAGGAGGATACGGAAGTGAGGGATCAGCCAGTCGAGTGGTCGCTccttgtggaagaggaggaggaaacggGCCAGGAGAGGAAGGTCCCTGTTGTGGAAAAGTTTGCCAAGAAAGCCCATATTAGAGAACTCCAGGAGCACCCATGTGTGGGGCTTCCTGTTGATCACCTTTGAGTGAATGTGGGTGACGAAATTGGGGGCACAAAAGACATCGTCCTCTATCAACAGGAAGTAAGTAGAGAGCTTTGTGGCAAAGCTCACGAGGAAGGCATGGTCTACATTCTGCTTGGAGTACATCTGCCCCTGAGGGAGCTCATTCTGGTCGTGATTCACAGTGGGGTAGGCATCGGATGGGGCATGGATCAACAGCAATTGCCCTGCCAAGATCTGTGAGCTGTAGAGGCTTGAAATATGGAGAACAGTTTTTCTGAGCCAGGAAGAGTTGGAATCTGCCAGGTGAACCAGCACCGTTATCCGTTTCTGTTCGGCTATGGAGGAGGCGTGGTACAGGGAGGCCAGTGTATCCAAGAGGCCACCTTGACCCTGTCGTGACACTGAGGTGATCCCCACCGTCAGCCATGCTAAGAAGAGGTAAACAGGGACAACTGTCAAGTTGTGGTGGGGTGGTGAGAGCGAGCATACAGACTAGAGAAACAAGGCCTGTATCTCCCCTTAGTActagtgaagctgaggcaggaggaccaggaattcaGTATGAGCAACATAGTACAGTGAGGTGTTgtctcaattaaaataaaataaacttaaagtattagggaatggggctggagaattggctcatCCTCTGCTCGTGctgaggatccaagtttggttccctgcGCCCATGTTAGGAGACTCACAACAGCTTATAACTTTAGCCCcagatccaataccctcttctgacctccatgcacacccacccatacatgtgtgtttattatacacacataataaatcttaCAGATGAGAGAACACTGTCTGGGATATTTAGTTTTTAGCTTggcagagagaatgaacattcttttttttttatttcttattgtttatttactttgttttatgtgcactggtgtgaaggtgtcagatcccctggaactggatcttcagacagttgtgagctgccatgtgggtgctgggaactgaacccgggtcctctggaagagcagtcagtgctcttaaccgctgagccatctctccagcccaagaatgaACATTCTTGCtacttaaaaagaaacttttttaaagatttctttattttattttaagtgcattggtgttttgcctgcacgcatgtctgtgtgaggatatcaggtcccctggaactggagttacagacagctgtgagctgccctgtgaacctgggtcctctggaggagcagtcagtgctcttaactgctgaaccatctctgcagcccccattCTTgctacttttactttttaaagatttatttatagccaggcagtagtggcgcatgcctttagtcccagtacttggaaggtagagttcaaggccagcctggtctacagagagagttccagggcagccagagctacacagagaaaccctgctcaaCTCCCCCCATCCCAATgtcttatgtatacagtgttcttcctgcatgtgtgcctgtgcaccagaTCCCATCACAagcggctgtgagccacctgttTGGTTCTAAGTCTGGTCACTCGTCCTGAAATTTTTGTctcatctctcttccctcttattTAAATGCTATAAAGCCTCACCGTTTCTGGGCATAGTGGTGTATGCGTGTAATACCAGCACCCAGgacactgagacaggaagatctcaagTTCAACGCCAGCTTGACATACATAGTGAGGtggaggtcagcctaggctgCAAAGGGAGAttccttagttaaaaaaaaaagattggtggaattggagagatggctcagtagttaagaaagCTTGATGCTGTTGCAGAATTCTGTTTTTAGCACCCAGTTCAGCAGGTCATGTctacctgaaactccagctcctggggatccatacctataccacacatacacacacccatacatacatacattcatacatacacacacacacccatacatacatacatacatacatacacacacccatacacacacccatacatacatacctatatactatacacacataaacaaacaaacaaacaaaaaacaatggctGGCATCATGCCCCTCCAAAAAAGGTCACATAAGCTCTGGAAAGacggcacagtggttaagagttccTACTGCTCTgacagaggagctgagttcagttcccagcacccatctgatAGGCTTACAAACTGCCTatagggggactggagagatggctcagtggttaagagcatcacctgctcttccaaaggtcctgagttcaattcccagcaaccacatggtggctcacaaccctctgtaatgaggtctggtgccctcttctggcctgcaatacacacagacagaacattgtatacataataaataaataaacatttttgaaaaaaaaaactgcctatAGGGGCAGCTCCAGGGTCCGATGCCCTCTTCCGACCTTTTGTACTTGCAAGCATGTACACGTAGCCATAGACAGAGACACATGccttcaattaattaaaaataaagagcatgatacaatggcgcatgcctttaatcccagcactcaagaggcagaggtgggaggttCTTTATGAactcaacctggtctacatggtgagactctttcaaaatcaataaacaaaaacccacatAATCATCCATCCTCCAGCTCCTCACCACCACCAAAAGCCACATAACCATCCATTCCTAGGGCATGATCATAATTGCAGATTGAAGTATTAGGTTACACAATGGAGTTATGCTCCTTATTTACCCAATGTAAACATGTATGATATTGCAGATGAGTCTATATACATTGTAATGTTCAGAAATGTTTTGTAATATGTAGTCAACATATTGTATTCACCTACtttaagtattatatatatatatatatgtatatatatatatgcatgtgagtatgtgtgtgtgggggggggtgtgtgatgtggaacaatccttttatacactgtgaatatgtgttactctcattggctaataaagagctgactggccaatagctaggcaggaaaaggttGGGTGGGACTTACGAACAGAAGGACAGCACTGGGTAGAAGAGAGCAGGGGTCACtaggagacacacagagaaacaagatgctgtgctgaaaaaaggtactgccaCGTGGTAaagtgtagataagaaatatgggctaatttaattggaaagagctagttagtaacaaatctaagctattggccaagcatttataattgatattaagtttctgtgtagtgtgtgattattttattcaGGAGCTAGGTAGCAGGAGAGCTGGCTGGTGGaacacagaaaagtctgcctacaggcatgtgtgtgtgtttgtgtgtgtgtgtgtgtgtgtgtgtgtgtgtgtgtgtgtgtgtgtgatgctgggaactgaactcaggtcctctggaagaaaagcaagtgctcctaaccactgaactatccTTCCACCGCCTGATTACACCTATTGAAAGACTACCTTgatctgttctttcttcctcataCCCTGATTTGTCAATGTTCTGGAAGGGGACTGACAGTCAGATTCAAGTATTCCTGAACAGAGttctgcctttcctcctcccgTTCTCTTCTTTCCTAGTCATCTTCCCTCATAGGATCCTCCCCTCCCTGAGACACTCCAGCTCCCTCTCCCTGGTActtactctttcttctctggtggattttttccaaatatttggAGGTGATGGTCTGCCAGTCTTCTAGGGATCTGGGCTTCTTCTTACTGCTATGCCTCATCACCTGGACCATTGACATATATGTCAATCAATATTTCTGCtagagccaggcggtgatggcgcatgcctttaataccagcattcgggaggcagaggcgggtggatctctgtgagtctgaggccaacctggtctacaagagctagtcccaggacaggctccaaagctacagagaaaccctgtcccaaaaaacaaagcaaaacgaacaaaaaacacaaaacaaaacaacaaaatatttctcCTAGCCTCCTATATGCCATTTCAGGGGCAGAGGTAAGGTGACCCAGTCTTCTAGAGCAAGTCCAACACAGTGCCTGCCATGGGACAAAGGAGTCATGGCTCTGGCAGTTTTCTCCTTTACCTTGAGAAACATGACACATAAATGTAGCCAATTCATGGGATAATGAGTAGATCCACACCCCAGCTCCACTCAGAGCTTCTGGCTCCCAGGTGGAGAGGGTTAGAAGCAAAGGACATGCTCCTTAGGCAACCTGCCTGTCCCCACCTTCCCACTGTGCACGCCCAGTTCCCCAAAGAATAGTCACCACATTTTGGACGTCTTCAATTTCCTCAGGCACCTTAAGGATGATGAAGAACCACAGCAATATGATGGCCAGAGAGGTTTTGAAGCACAGCCTGATGGAACAGCGCATTGCTGCTCTGGGATGTGGTTCCTACAGCAGGAAGTCAGGGTGTCCAGCGAGAGAACTCCATTCTCCCTGACTGTAAGATTACTGTTAACTTACTCTACTAGGCTCTGATctgggaactggacaggacacaCACAACCGTGTTCCCCACCTCGAGAAAGAAGGTCTCCTGTCCTGTGGTGACATTTGCTGCCTTTGTTCACTCATCTGTTTGGAGTTTCGACTTTCTCAAAGTTTCCCCTGCTCAGAATGATAAGGGCTAACTGAAACATTATCAACATGGCTAGTTTGTACTAGCAAACAGATGGTCATTGTACTGTATGCACTTAAGAAAGGCcaggaggggactggagagatggctcagtggttaagagcattgcctgctcttccaaaggtcctgagttcgattcccagcaaccacatagtggttcacaaccatctgtaatggggtctggtgccctcttctggcctgcagggatacagacagaatattgtatacataataaataaatagatagatagataaataaataaattttttttaaaaaaaaaaaaaggccgggAGTGGtggcagaggatctctgagttcaaggccaggcttgtctacaaagtgagttccaggaccaccagagCTATGTAGATAAACCTTGtcttagaagaaaaacaaaacaagacaaaaaacaaaacccaacaaagaaGCACAAGTCAAACTATTAAAATGAAATAGCTGAAGTCGACAGACACGGTGGCACatgactgtaatcctagcacttgagaggggGAGCCAGAAGGATCAGGGTTCAATGTGTCCTTGGTTgtgtagtgagtttgaagccagcctgggctatctgaaaccctgtctcaaaaaaccaaataagtaaACGTAGCTGAAACTGATGTGATGCTAAAGTCTATGACAAACTGATACTTTCCTTGTCTTCTAAGATCAGAGACTTAAATATGCTTGGACCCATGGGCCTCAGCGAGAGCAGAAGTCTGTTAACGCAGGGTAAGTTAGGTGAGTTTGGATTTATTGGAACACAGGCCAGCTCAGGCTCAAAAGTGAGTACCAGCCCTCTTGAGTACCTTTTCTGATTGCTCCTAAACTATCAGAAGAAAGGCTTTCATACGCCTTGTCACCTGAGCTCAGTTATTGTCCTGCATACTCAggacacaaaaaaagaaacatggctTAGTCATTTCTATGCCCCAGAGGCCACAATATTCTCCAGTCTCTTTCATTCCTAGAGATGTTTCCCAGTTTAGTGGGGTTTAACTTTTTTAACTAATTGAATAGTTAATTCATtactattattcttttttttgttttgttttttcgagacagggtttctctgcagctttgctgcattattattattctttcactCCTTTTTTTGGGcctttagcagctgagccatctctccagcccaaatttcttttttaaaaattatgtgtgtctgtatctgtgctTATGtaagtgcagtgcccatggaggccagaagagggtgctgtagGCAGTATGAGCAGCCTACTCTGGGTACTAGGAACTGCACTGGGGTTCTCTGCAAATGCCATCACATGCTCTTGAGGGCTgagccctccctccaccccctgaggttttttttttttaataataattataaaaaatactactaataataaagttttatagCTAACACTTTTTCTTACCTGTTTTCGTTAAGACTTTTGTCACATGGGTGATTCACGTATGAATTTCCATGTGAGAGACCCAGATGGTCCAGGCTTCTCTAGACCATGAACTCATGGACAGGTATGCTTAGTGAAAAGGCTAAGTGATTACAGCTAGAAGGCTTTACCACAACAGACATAGCTCAGTTCCCTGCTGCGCTTCCTGGGACATTGTTAGGCAGCAGGGAATACTGTTCTTGTTCAGCCTTCTCAGGTCAACGGTCTTCTGGAAGAGGCGGGACAAAGACTAAGAGGAACCGGAGGGCTGTCACTCCAGCCGTCAGGGACAGTGGTCTGAGGTCTCTGAGGTGTCCTCCCTTAAGCTCAGCTCCCTCTGTGATGTGACTATTGTGTCTCCAGCACCCCTGCATAGCATCAGAGGAGCACATGTAAGCACACTTACATGTGATGAGTGTGTGCTTCATAATGACTTTctagtaattattattttttaaagcatttatttagctttattttatgtgtatttggtatgaaggtgtcagattccctggaactggagttgcagtttTGGGCTgccgtgctgggaattgaacctcagtCATCTgggaaagcagtcagtgctcttaaccactgagccatctctccagtccccaagtaattattattattattattattttgtttttcgagacaaggtttttctgtggttttggagcctgtcctggaactagctcttgtagaccaggtctcaaactcacagagatccgcctgcctctgcctcccgagtgctgggattaaaggcatgcgccaccaccgcccggctcccccaAGTAATTATTATTTGCCCTAAAAACCAGCAACtgttctgtatctttttttatttttatttatttatttatttatttttttagtttttcaagacaatttctctgtagctttctgtagctttggagcctgtcctggaactagctgttctagctgttgtagaccaggctggcctcgaactcacagagatctgcctgcctctgcctcccgagtgctgggattaaaggcatgcgccaccactgcctggtctgttttGTATCTTTTAACAAAGGGAATAGCTGTATAGCTGTAGAGAACCACCAAGCCCACCCATCCCATACTGCTTCCCTGCAACTCTGTCCAGTCTCTCCTGGACTCATCATTTCCCTggcctcccactccctctcacaGCCTGATCTTGCCCCCCTGAGTGTCACCCTGTCTCTTTTGCATGACACTTCTCCTTCTCTACTTGCGGAAAAGCAGGCCTGTTTTCTTCCTGTGGAAGgagaatcaaaaaagaaagtcCCTCCCTTGAACTCATGTGTCGAGTTCTGTCCCGCTTCTCTGAActgctacacagcaagtcttTGAAAGTGTGGGCTTTAGACCACCTCGTGTTCTTTCTCACCGTACTGGAGTTCCTGTCATCCTGACAGCTTCCCCACTGACGATTCCTGCTCAGCTTTCTCCCTTGGCTCATGCATTCCCTACTCCATCAATGCACATGGTCTCAAAGCTTTCTCTCCTCCACATTCTCTCTGGCTAACCCCagccctctgtgtgtatgtgtgtgtgtgtgtatgtgtgtgtttgcttgtaaAATACACCCACCCGAGCTCCAGGTCACCTGTTTAAAGTCTCTGCTTGGATGAATAAGAATCATTTCAACAccagaaacaaaatacaaaaccagaGCTCTCTCTTCTACCATTTCCTCACATTCTCTCCGTCACAGCAAACTATACCATCACCTTTTACATAAACTGCTAGGGGGCAGGGGGTATAGGGGTCTCCTGGATGCCTTTGTCTTCTCTGCACTACAATCTGTTTTTACCTAGAATACGACCCCTTTTGAAGGTCAGCTAGGACTACAATTAGTAGTTGTCGGTCTGGGCTGTACAGTCCCAAACCTGCACCCTACCCTGTTCTCCTGCAGTCCATCCTATACTCCCTAGTCACCTTTATatttcatccatctatctatctatctatctatctatctatctatctatctatccacctatctatcatctatctatctacctatctacctatctatctatctatctatcatctatctatctatctatctctatctatctgtctatctgcctatctgtctatctgcctatctatctatctatctatctatctatctatctatctatctatctatctgcctacctatcatctatctatctgcctacctatcatctatctgcctacctatcatctatctatctatcatctatctatctatcatctatctatctatctatctatctatcatctatctatctatcatctatctacctatcatctatctatctactatctatctatctgcctacctatcatctatctatctatctatctatctatctatcatctatctatctatcatctatctacctatcatctatctatctatctatctatctatctatctatctatctatctatctgggtttttttgagacagggtttctctgtgtaacagagatcctcctgcttctgcttcctgagtgctgggattaaaggcctttgcTACCACCATCccacttttttgagacaaggtttctctgtgtaaccctggcagtcaaggaacttgctttgtaggctaggctggccttgaactcaaaagagattcgtctgcctctgcctccaagtgctgggtttaaaagccTGTACAGGTGCCACCGCCCAACCCTGAAGACaccttttaaaattgcaaaccaaactgggtgtggtgttgcacgcctttaatcccagcacttgagaggcagaggaaggtgaatctctatgagtttgatgccagcctggacaacagacagagttccaggacaatcaggggtacacagtgagaccttatctcaaaacaaatcaaagcaaaatgcaagcaaacaaaaaaccccaaacaaaacaaccaccatCCAAATCAGAAATTAGAAATCAGtggtctggagagagggctccatagttaagatcactggctggtctacagagaaccCAGGTCTGAGTCAGagaatctacatggtggctcacaacagtctgaaactccagtcccgggggatctgatgctcttctctgacctccacatgcatcagacatgcatgtggcatacatacatacaaacatgtaagcagaaaactcatacacataagatacttttaaataattagccaggcgatggtggtgcacgcctttaatcccagcactcgggaggcagaggcaggcggatctgtgtgagttcgagaccagcctggtctac contains:
- the LOC142859220 gene encoding alpha-1,3-mannosyl-glycoprotein 4-beta-N-acetylglucosaminyltransferase-like protein MGAT4E, yielding MRCSIRLCFKTSLAIILLWFFIILKVPEEIEDVQNVVMRHSSKKKPRSLEDWQTITSKYLEKIHQRRKTWLTVGITSVSRQGQGGLLDTLASLYHASSIAEQKRITVLVHLADSNSSWLRKTVLHISSLYSSQILAGQLLLIHAPSDAYPTVNHDQNELPQGQMYSKQNVDHAFLVSFATKLSTYFLLIEDDVFCAPNFVTHIHSKVINRKPHTWVLLEFSNMGFLGKLFHNRDLPLLARFLLLFHKERPLDWLIPHFRILLDQPNTILCRPFLFYHRLARFTLENKTFTAQEKSPHSPDVLPGAVFTDMRHSGVHSPQEAYALDESFFWTYNVTTGNYWIVILNHPANLNRVQIRTGSIMDGKHILKKGQVELGYQPEGEPPNCTHFTLLGRLVQGQMDQIILKSTGYQVSCVKLTVNANQAGGLMIRHIYLWEGDALNGAADQS